The Methyloceanibacter sp. wino2 nucleotide sequence AGACCGCCCTGAAGACGGCCGAGAAAAGCGTGCGCAACGTGCGCTCAATCTACATCAAGAATTTCGAGGCGACGGTCGAGAACGGCAAGATCAGCAAGTACCGCATCAACGGCAAGATCTCGTTCGTGCTGGATTAGGCGCGCTTGCCTAAGTCCTTTCGATACGGCGACTCCGCCGCGAGCAGGGCACTCTCTTCCGCGACGGCGAGTCGCTCCCGCTGAAGATAGTCGGCGACGGGGGCTCTAAGCCGCGGATCGGCGATGTAGTGCGCGCTGTAAGTCTCGGTGGGGACGTAGCCGCGTGCCAGCTTGTGGCCGCCTTGGGCGCCAGCCTCGACGCGGGCGAGACCGTGGGCGATCGCGTAGTCGATGGCCTGGTAGTAGCAGACTTCGAAATGCAGGAAGTCGTGGGTCTCGAGCGCGCCCCAATAGCGGCCATAGAGCGTATCCGCGCCGATGACGCTGAGTGCGCCGGCGATGTAGTCCGTGCCGCGCTTGGCCATGACGAGCAGTAGCCGGTCGGCCATGGTCTCGGTTAGCAGGCTGAAGGCCTTGCGCGTCAGATAGGGGCGTCCCCATTTGCGCGCGCCGGTGTCCATGTAGAACGCGAAGAACGCGTCCCAGTGCGCTTCGGTCAGCTCGGAGCCGGTGAGCCATTCGATCTCGATATCGTCGCTGAGCGCATCACGGCGTTCGCGCTTGATGGCTTTGCGCTTGCGCGAAGCGAGCGCGCTCAAGAAGTCGTCGAAGCTGCCGTAGCCGTCATTGTGCCAGTGGAACTGCTGGTCGGTCCGCTGCAGGTAGCCGAGTTCGCCCGCGAGCCGCCACTCGTCGCGCGTCATGAAGGTGATGTGCAGCGAAGACACGCCGAGCCTGTTCGTCAGCGTCCGTCCCGCCTCCAGCAGCAAGGCTTGCCGTTCCATGCGGGCGTCAGAGTTCCGGACGAGCAGCCGCGGGCCTGGGACCGGGGAGAACGGCACCGCCGCTTGTAGCTTCGGGTAGTAGTCGCCGCCCGCGCGCATGTAGGCTTCGGCCCAGCCGTGGTCGAACACGTACTCGCCCTGGCTATGGCCCTTCAGGTAGCAGGGCATGCACCCGAGCAGGCGGCCCTGGTCGTCCTCGTAGAGCAGATGCTGGGGCAGCCAGCCGGTCTCTCTCGTGGCCGACCCGCTCTCCTCGAGCGCTTTCAGAAAAGCATGGGTAACGAAAGGGTTGGAGGGCTCCGTTAAGCCGCTGTCGCCAATCGCGCAAGCGTCCCATTGGTCGGCAGGCACGTCCGCGATGCGGCTTGCGATGCGCACGACCGCCTCCGGGGCGCTATCCCCGTGTGCGTGGGGCGCTCCGGCGCCGTGGTCCTGCGCGTTTCGGTCCTTTCGTTCCGCTGGTGTGTCCATGCCGCCCATGATGTTCGGCGATCCGGCCGTACCCTTTGACCCGCGCCCCGGCCTTCCAATGCCGGCCGTTAGGGCGCGATCTCTTCGAAGATCGGCGCATCGGCATATCGCAGGGCCCGCGCAAGATCCGCCTCGGTGCGAACGGTCCATGCCAGCAAGGGCAGGCCGGCGGCGAATTTGGCGAGCAGCGGCGCGACAGCCGGCAGCGCGTTGACATCGTACGCGACAAAATGGGGCCGTGCGAAGGTGGATGTGAGGAGATGCCGCATGGCGAAACGTTGCAGCGTCGAAAGATGCGTCTTGGAGAATTCGTCGTTGAAGCGGCAGGAGACGAGGCCGCGGGGCAGAGTAGGGGCGTGTTGCCGGAAGGCCGCGACCGCATGGGGATCGAAGGACATCACTGCCACCGGACCGTGATAGCCAGCCAGCAGCTTGGCGATGTTGGCCTCGAAGGCGCCGTCACCCTTTCCGTGGTTCTTCACCTCCAACACCAGCGGGACGGTGTCGCCCACGAGTTCGAGGAGTTCGGGCAAGGATAGGATCCGGTCGCCGCCGCCGTCTTTGAGGGGGATCGCGCGCAAGGCCTCCACGTCGCGCGCGGCGACAGGACCGCTTTCGTTCGTCAGGCGATCGAGCATCACGTCGTGAAACACGACCGGCATGTCGCCGGCCGCGCGCTGCAGATCGACTTCGACGGCGATGCCCCTCCGCATCGCCGCCTTCACCGCAGAGGCGCTGTTCTCGACGATCCCGCGCGCAGCATCGTGGAGCCCACGATGGGCGATCGGCCGCTTCAGCCAGTAGAGTTCGCCCATGTGCGTCCTCTCTTCGACGCGCTCAGTCTATGGCAAATACCGCATCGATCTCGACGGCAGCGTTCAGTGGCAGGCTCGCGCAGCCGACGGCAATGCGCGTGTGGCGTCCCTTGTCGCCGAACACCTCCACGAACAGATCCGATGCGCCGTTGATCACCTTGGGA carries:
- a CDS encoding dodecin family protein: MTMLKVIEVLAESNKSWEDAAQTALKTAEKSVRNVRSIYIKNFEATVENGKISKYRINGKISFVLD
- a CDS encoding GNAT family N-acetyltransferase → MRIASRIADVPADQWDACAIGDSGLTEPSNPFVTHAFLKALEESGSATRETGWLPQHLLYEDDQGRLLGCMPCYLKGHSQGEYVFDHGWAEAYMRAGGDYYPKLQAAVPFSPVPGPRLLVRNSDARMERQALLLEAGRTLTNRLGVSSLHITFMTRDEWRLAGELGYLQRTDQQFHWHNDGYGSFDDFLSALASRKRKAIKRERRDALSDDIEIEWLTGSELTEAHWDAFFAFYMDTGARKWGRPYLTRKAFSLLTETMADRLLLVMAKRGTDYIAGALSVIGADTLYGRYWGALETHDFLHFEVCYYQAIDYAIAHGLARVEAGAQGGHKLARGYVPTETYSAHYIADPRLRAPVADYLQRERLAVAEESALLAAESPYRKDLGKRA
- a CDS encoding glycerophosphodiester phosphodiesterase family protein; the encoded protein is MGELYWLKRPIAHRGLHDAARGIVENSASAVKAAMRRGIAVEVDLQRAAGDMPVVFHDVMLDRLTNESGPVAARDVEALRAIPLKDGGGDRILSLPELLELVGDTVPLVLEVKNHGKGDGAFEANIAKLLAGYHGPVAVMSFDPHAVAAFRQHAPTLPRGLVSCRFNDEFSKTHLSTLQRFAMRHLLTSTFARPHFVAYDVNALPAVAPLLAKFAAGLPLLAWTVRTEADLARALRYADAPIFEEIAP